One genomic region from Athalia rosae chromosome 3, iyAthRosa1.1, whole genome shotgun sequence encodes:
- the LOC105691486 gene encoding enhancer of mRNA-decapping protein 4 isoform X8, producing the protein MIKPNEENLRPFQYPQTVEFNGHEDQHSVELFSTDVTIVPSPGGHDHGSSKVKLKNIVDFTWELRFYTGQLLAVHMSGKYLAYGIKAGGTGGGVVRVVYKDREQRALLRGMKGAVQDLAFAHINSALLACIDHSGSLFVHSIESMPLKLVCTLILQVDAEDTSPTSHRVIWCPYIPEDEPAEGDEVSKLLVLTRGSKAELWSVAAVAARLGPGPIKVSDVSQNEEWGGMMEINQHSGTIVEATFSPDGTALATASLDGEIKFFQVYMQSNNTQHGNQQQPRCLHQWRPHAGRPISSLFFLDDHKNYQPDAQFWRFAVTGCDNNSELKVWSCESWTCLQTIKFAPLNGKTPVLKAGLDLSAGYLLLSDIYNKVLYILSLAKDSADALACVNTISEFLLPYPILSFGIVDAGQRRVRPTGESLEDLCPLEDESEDQLVVRMYLVQPKSLQECHIAFRPAMQVDGHCLMDTLTHDSLDYMEDLPGIAAVNQNGEVEENGDEELTVVAAIEAASSNHNTGLNLMTPDAFSSPAKKEGNNSDSNSASPDLGAVLSASPSLVQVVQALNSSEPPLATSEIGEQAPASGGSSPSREVREIFSLGVPEAEAETKPDSETAVAEIWPGIPIELLKEVNVPDIEKPEKFAASDQDTEIANNIPKIDLPEPRIETTRTEENKWRVTDDGHILALTTKLDAILKMVQDQQQELRELRSEVTRLRQDTPMANRVESALARATQQQNTSMEQTLLVQLSRQQEVLHSLESTITGKLEKNLPQIVDGALDPLRHQLRLDVSHMDELMKENLTQLVNGAHIRDTLTLAAANAAKPALDSVFKEAFTNVLLPGMERACQTMFRQVQDAFSRGTREYIQNVDAVADKQRQRRNEQQSEALAATVRQELQNELTKGVRVIQEGTTRVVRDTIRENFSQHLTEISGARERLFGKLEIISRSRATTPGPSTPVGADAQARVLNLLQRGQLNAAFQQALSASDLNLVVLVCERTEPSRVFATPPAPGGARCLLQQPVLLSLIQQLSADLGHRTELKYRWLEEAVMNLNPEDPVTHGHMGTVLLTLQNQLAAFVAANPLHRSARQMKMLAMAAKALRTQSL; encoded by the exons ATGATTAAACCAAACGAGGAAAATCTCAGGCCTTTCCAATATCCGCAAACTGT agAATTCAATGGCCATGAAGACCAACACTCTGTTGAATTATTCAGCACTGATGTTACCATTGTTCCATCTCCTGGTGGACATGATCATGGAAGTTCTAAAGTCAAGCTTAAAAACATTGTCGATTTTACATGGGAACTTAGATTCTATACAGGACAATTACTCGCTGTTCATATGTCTGGAAAATATCTTGCCTATGGCATTAAAG CAGGAGGTACAGGAGGAGGTGTTGTTCGGGTTGTGTACAAAGACAGAGAACAGCGTGCATTGCTTAGGGGAATGAAAGGCGCTGTACAAGATTTGGCTTTTGCACACATTAATAGTGCCCTCTTGGCTTGCATTGATCATTCGGGAAGTTTGTTTGTGCATTCCATAGAATCTATGCCTCTGAAATTAGTATGTACTTTGATATTACAAGTCGATGCAGAGGATACATCCCCAACTAGCCATCGTGTCATATGGTGCCCCTATATCCCTGAGGATGAACCTGCCGAAGGTGATGAAGTTTCCAAACTTTTAGTCCTGACTCGTGGGTCTAAAGCAGAACTTTGGTCAGTCGCAGCTGTTGCTGCAAGACTTGGACCAGGACCCATCAAG GTCTCAGACGTTTCACAAAACGAAGAATGGGGGGGAATGATGGAGATCAATCAACACTCTGGTACGATAGTTGAGGCGACGTTCAGTCCAGATGGTACTGCTCTTGCTACGGCAAGTCTTGATGGCGAGATAAAATTCTTCCAAGTTTACATGCAAAGCAATAATACTCAACATGGCAATCAGCAACAACCGAGGTGCCTGCATCAATGGAGACCTCATGCTGGTCGTCCAATttcatctctattttttttagatgaccacaaaaattatcaacctGA TGCACAATTCTGGAGATTTGCAGTAACTGGCTGTGATAATAACTCTGAATTGAAAGTCTGGTCGTGCGAGTCTTGGACCTGCTTACAGACGATTAAATTCGCTCCTTTGAACGGGAAAACACCAGTCTTGAAAGCGGGACTTGACTTGAGCGCCGGGTATCTTCTACTTTCTGATATATACAACAAAGTTCTGTACATACTCAGTCTAGCTAAGGATAGCGCAGATGCCCTAGCTTGTGTGAATACAATATCAGAATTCTTGTTGCCTTATCCAATTCTGAGTTTTGGCATAGTAGATGCTGGACAACGAAGAGTTAGACCCACAGGAGAATCTCTCGAAGATTTATGCCCATTAGAAGATGAATCAGAAGATCAGCTGGTAGTCAGGATGTATTTAGTTCAACCAAAATCTCTGCAAGAGTGTCACATTGCATTTAGACCAGCGATGCAAGTTGACGGTCATTGTCTAATGGACACTTTAACCCATGACTCTCTAGATTACATGGAAGATTTACCAGGTATAGCTGCTGTTAACCAGAACGGTGAAGTGGAAGAGAACGGAGATGAGGAATTGACGGTCGTTGCAGCTATCGAGGCAGCATCTTCCAACCACAATACAGGTCTGAACCTAATGACACCTGATGCATTCAGCTCACCAGCtaagaaagaaggaaacaaTTCAGACTCTAATTCTGCAAGCCCTGATCTAGGAGCGGTTTTGTCAGCGAGTCCCTCACTTGTGCAGGTTGTTCAAGCGTTAAATTCATCTGAACCTCCTTTAGCAACAAGCGAAATAGGAGAGCAAGCCCCAGCCAGCGGAGGAAGCAGTCCTTCAAGAGAAGTTAGAGAGATCTTTTCTCTGGGTGTCCCAGAAGCTGAGGCGGAAACTAAGCCAGATTCAGAAACAGCTGTTGCAGAGATTTGGCCTGGTATTCCTATTGAGTTATTAAAAGAAGTTAATGTTCCGGATATAGAAAAACCTGAAAAGTTTGCTGCCAGCGACCAGGATACAGAGATTGCAAATAACATACCAAAGATTGATTTACCTGAACCTCGAATAGAAACCACCCGAACTGAAGAAAACAAATGGCGTGTTACGGATGATGGACATATTCTTGCACTCACTACAAAGCTTGATGCTATTTTGAAAATGGTTCAAGACCAGCAGCAGGAACTGAGAGAATTAAGATCTGAAGTTACTAGATTGAGGCAAGATACTCCCATGGCGAATCGGGTTGAGTCGGCATTAGCCAGGGCTACTCAACAGCAAAACACATCTATGGAACAAACATTACTGGTTCAGCTGTCTCGCCAACAGGAGGTCCTCCATTCTCTCGAAAGCACTATTAcgggaaaattagaaaaaaatttaccacaAATAGTAGATGGTGCACTTGATCCTTTGAGGCATCAGCTGCGCCTTGATGTTTCTCACATGGATGAACTCATGAAAGAAAATCTTACCCAGTTGGTGAATGGTGCTCACATACGCGATACCCTCACCCTGGCAGCTGCTAATGCTGCTAAACCAGCACTTGATAGCGTTTTTAAAGAAGCTTTCACAAACGTACTCCTACCGGGAATGGAGAGGGCATGCCAGACTATGTTTAGACAAGTTCAAGATGCCTTTTCTAGAGGAACTCGTGAAT acaTTCAAAATGTCGATGCAGTAGCAGATAAGCAAAGACAGCGAAGAAACGAACAGCAAAGCGAAGCCCTTGCAGCAACGGTTCGTCAGGAACTGCAAAACGAACTTACTAAAGGAGTCAGAGTCATACAGGAAGGAACTACTAGAGTAGTTCGCGATACAATCAGAGAAAATTTTAGCCAGCATCTTACAGAAATATCTGGTGCAAG AGAAAGACTGTTTGGAAAACTGGAAATTATCTCTAGATCACGGGCAACGACTCCTGGTCCTTCAACTCCAGTAGGGGCTGATGCTCAAGCAAGAGTTCTAAATCTCTTGCAAAGAGGTCAGCTGAACGCAGCATTCCAGCAAGCATTGAGTGCCAGTGATTTGAACCTTGTTGTTCTTGTTTGCGAACGTACAGAACCAAGCCGAGTATTTGCAACACCACCTGCTCCAGGTGGTGCACGTTGCTTACTTCAACAACCCGTTCTTCTATCATTGATACAACAACTATCTGCTGACTTGGGACATAGAACTGAATTGAAATACAG ATGGTTGGAAGAAGCTGTGATGAATTTGAATCCGGAAGACCCGGTAACTCATGGACACATGGGAACCGTCCTATTAACTTTGCAGAACCAATTGGCAGCATTTGTGGCAGCCAATCCACTTCATCGATCGGC
- the LOC105691486 gene encoding enhancer of mRNA-decapping protein 4 isoform X5: MAIVRSGSKHRHVRSRVFEAFEVVRSGNGQRPNLAGKPSTRKPSNTITMIKPNEENLRPFQYPQTVEFNGHEDQHSVELFSTDVTIVPSPGGHDHGSSKVKLKNIVDFTWELRFYTGQLLAVHMSGKYLAYGIKAGGTGGGVVRVVYKDREQRALLRGMKGAVQDLAFAHINSALLACIDHSGSLFVHSIESMPLKLVCTLILQVDAEDTSPTSHRVIWCPYIPEDEPAEGDEVSKLLVLTRGSKAELWSVAAVAARLGPGPIKVSDVSQNEEWGGMMEINQHSGTIVEATFSPDGTALATASLDGEIKFFQVYMQSNNTQHGNQQQPRCLHQWRPHAGRPISSLFFLDDHKNYQPDAQFWRFAVTGCDNNSELKVWSCESWTCLQTIKFAPLNGKTPVLKAGLDLSAGYLLLSDIYNKVLYILSLAKDSADALACVNTISEFLLPYPILSFGIVDAGQRRVRPTGESLEDLCPLEDESEDQLVVRMYLVQPKSLQECHIAFRPAMQVDGHCLMDTLTHDSLDYMEDLPGIAAVNQNGEVEENGDEELTVVAAIEAASSNHNTGLNLMTPDAFSSPAKKEGNNSDSNSASPDLGAVLSASPSLVQVVQALNSSEPPLATSEIGEQAPASGGSSPSREVREIFSLGVPEAEAETKPDSETAVAEIWPGIPIELLKEVNVPDIEKPEKFAASDQDTEIANNIPKIDLPEPRIETTRTEENKWRVTDDGHILALTTKLDAILKMVQDQQQELRELRSEVTRLRQDTPMANRVESALARATQQQNTSMEQTLLVQLSRQQEVLHSLESTITGKLEKNLPQIVDGALDPLRHQLRLDVSHMDELMKENLTQLVNGAHIRDTLTLAAANAAKPALDSVFKEAFTNVLLPGMERACQTMFRQVQDAFSRGTREYIQNVDAVADKQRQRRNEQQSEALAATVRQELQNELTKGVRVIQEGTTRVVRDTIRENFSQHLTEISGARSRATTPGPSTPVGADAQARVLNLLQRGQLNAAFQQALSASDLNLVVLVCERTEPSRVFATPPAPGGARCLLQQPVLLSLIQQLSADLGHRTELKYRWLEEAVMNLNPEDPVTHGHMGTVLLTLQNQLAAFVAANPLHRSARQMKMLAMAAKALRTQSL, encoded by the exons ATGGCGATCGTTCGAAGCGGTTCGAAGCATAGACATGTTCGAAGCAGAGTGTTCGAAGCTTTCGAAGTAGTCCGAAGTGGTAACGGACAGAGGCCAAATCTGGCTGGCAAACCTAG CACACG AAAACCATCAAACACTATTACAATGATTAAACCAAACGAGGAAAATCTCAGGCCTTTCCAATATCCGCAAACTGT agAATTCAATGGCCATGAAGACCAACACTCTGTTGAATTATTCAGCACTGATGTTACCATTGTTCCATCTCCTGGTGGACATGATCATGGAAGTTCTAAAGTCAAGCTTAAAAACATTGTCGATTTTACATGGGAACTTAGATTCTATACAGGACAATTACTCGCTGTTCATATGTCTGGAAAATATCTTGCCTATGGCATTAAAG CAGGAGGTACAGGAGGAGGTGTTGTTCGGGTTGTGTACAAAGACAGAGAACAGCGTGCATTGCTTAGGGGAATGAAAGGCGCTGTACAAGATTTGGCTTTTGCACACATTAATAGTGCCCTCTTGGCTTGCATTGATCATTCGGGAAGTTTGTTTGTGCATTCCATAGAATCTATGCCTCTGAAATTAGTATGTACTTTGATATTACAAGTCGATGCAGAGGATACATCCCCAACTAGCCATCGTGTCATATGGTGCCCCTATATCCCTGAGGATGAACCTGCCGAAGGTGATGAAGTTTCCAAACTTTTAGTCCTGACTCGTGGGTCTAAAGCAGAACTTTGGTCAGTCGCAGCTGTTGCTGCAAGACTTGGACCAGGACCCATCAAG GTCTCAGACGTTTCACAAAACGAAGAATGGGGGGGAATGATGGAGATCAATCAACACTCTGGTACGATAGTTGAGGCGACGTTCAGTCCAGATGGTACTGCTCTTGCTACGGCAAGTCTTGATGGCGAGATAAAATTCTTCCAAGTTTACATGCAAAGCAATAATACTCAACATGGCAATCAGCAACAACCGAGGTGCCTGCATCAATGGAGACCTCATGCTGGTCGTCCAATttcatctctattttttttagatgaccacaaaaattatcaacctGA TGCACAATTCTGGAGATTTGCAGTAACTGGCTGTGATAATAACTCTGAATTGAAAGTCTGGTCGTGCGAGTCTTGGACCTGCTTACAGACGATTAAATTCGCTCCTTTGAACGGGAAAACACCAGTCTTGAAAGCGGGACTTGACTTGAGCGCCGGGTATCTTCTACTTTCTGATATATACAACAAAGTTCTGTACATACTCAGTCTAGCTAAGGATAGCGCAGATGCCCTAGCTTGTGTGAATACAATATCAGAATTCTTGTTGCCTTATCCAATTCTGAGTTTTGGCATAGTAGATGCTGGACAACGAAGAGTTAGACCCACAGGAGAATCTCTCGAAGATTTATGCCCATTAGAAGATGAATCAGAAGATCAGCTGGTAGTCAGGATGTATTTAGTTCAACCAAAATCTCTGCAAGAGTGTCACATTGCATTTAGACCAGCGATGCAAGTTGACGGTCATTGTCTAATGGACACTTTAACCCATGACTCTCTAGATTACATGGAAGATTTACCAGGTATAGCTGCTGTTAACCAGAACGGTGAAGTGGAAGAGAACGGAGATGAGGAATTGACGGTCGTTGCAGCTATCGAGGCAGCATCTTCCAACCACAATACAGGTCTGAACCTAATGACACCTGATGCATTCAGCTCACCAGCtaagaaagaaggaaacaaTTCAGACTCTAATTCTGCAAGCCCTGATCTAGGAGCGGTTTTGTCAGCGAGTCCCTCACTTGTGCAGGTTGTTCAAGCGTTAAATTCATCTGAACCTCCTTTAGCAACAAGCGAAATAGGAGAGCAAGCCCCAGCCAGCGGAGGAAGCAGTCCTTCAAGAGAAGTTAGAGAGATCTTTTCTCTGGGTGTCCCAGAAGCTGAGGCGGAAACTAAGCCAGATTCAGAAACAGCTGTTGCAGAGATTTGGCCTGGTATTCCTATTGAGTTATTAAAAGAAGTTAATGTTCCGGATATAGAAAAACCTGAAAAGTTTGCTGCCAGCGACCAGGATACAGAGATTGCAAATAACATACCAAAGATTGATTTACCTGAACCTCGAATAGAAACCACCCGAACTGAAGAAAACAAATGGCGTGTTACGGATGATGGACATATTCTTGCACTCACTACAAAGCTTGATGCTATTTTGAAAATGGTTCAAGACCAGCAGCAGGAACTGAGAGAATTAAGATCTGAAGTTACTAGATTGAGGCAAGATACTCCCATGGCGAATCGGGTTGAGTCGGCATTAGCCAGGGCTACTCAACAGCAAAACACATCTATGGAACAAACATTACTGGTTCAGCTGTCTCGCCAACAGGAGGTCCTCCATTCTCTCGAAAGCACTATTAcgggaaaattagaaaaaaatttaccacaAATAGTAGATGGTGCACTTGATCCTTTGAGGCATCAGCTGCGCCTTGATGTTTCTCACATGGATGAACTCATGAAAGAAAATCTTACCCAGTTGGTGAATGGTGCTCACATACGCGATACCCTCACCCTGGCAGCTGCTAATGCTGCTAAACCAGCACTTGATAGCGTTTTTAAAGAAGCTTTCACAAACGTACTCCTACCGGGAATGGAGAGGGCATGCCAGACTATGTTTAGACAAGTTCAAGATGCCTTTTCTAGAGGAACTCGTGAAT acaTTCAAAATGTCGATGCAGTAGCAGATAAGCAAAGACAGCGAAGAAACGAACAGCAAAGCGAAGCCCTTGCAGCAACGGTTCGTCAGGAACTGCAAAACGAACTTACTAAAGGAGTCAGAGTCATACAGGAAGGAACTACTAGAGTAGTTCGCGATACAATCAGAGAAAATTTTAGCCAGCATCTTACAGAAATATCTGGTGCAAG ATCACGGGCAACGACTCCTGGTCCTTCAACTCCAGTAGGGGCTGATGCTCAAGCAAGAGTTCTAAATCTCTTGCAAAGAGGTCAGCTGAACGCAGCATTCCAGCAAGCATTGAGTGCCAGTGATTTGAACCTTGTTGTTCTTGTTTGCGAACGTACAGAACCAAGCCGAGTATTTGCAACACCACCTGCTCCAGGTGGTGCACGTTGCTTACTTCAACAACCCGTTCTTCTATCATTGATACAACAACTATCTGCTGACTTGGGACATAGAACTGAATTGAAATACAG ATGGTTGGAAGAAGCTGTGATGAATTTGAATCCGGAAGACCCGGTAACTCATGGACACATGGGAACCGTCCTATTAACTTTGCAGAACCAATTGGCAGCATTTGTGGCAGCCAATCCACTTCATCGATCGGC
- the LOC105691486 gene encoding enhancer of mRNA-decapping protein 4 isoform X7, translating to MYVYSCMYLYDGKPSNTITMIKPNEENLRPFQYPQTVEFNGHEDQHSVELFSTDVTIVPSPGGHDHGSSKVKLKNIVDFTWELRFYTGQLLAVHMSGKYLAYGIKAGGTGGGVVRVVYKDREQRALLRGMKGAVQDLAFAHINSALLACIDHSGSLFVHSIESMPLKLVCTLILQVDAEDTSPTSHRVIWCPYIPEDEPAEGDEVSKLLVLTRGSKAELWSVAAVAARLGPGPIKVSDVSQNEEWGGMMEINQHSGTIVEATFSPDGTALATASLDGEIKFFQVYMQSNNTQHGNQQQPRCLHQWRPHAGRPISSLFFLDDHKNYQPDAQFWRFAVTGCDNNSELKVWSCESWTCLQTIKFAPLNGKTPVLKAGLDLSAGYLLLSDIYNKVLYILSLAKDSADALACVNTISEFLLPYPILSFGIVDAGQRRVRPTGESLEDLCPLEDESEDQLVVRMYLVQPKSLQECHIAFRPAMQVDGHCLMDTLTHDSLDYMEDLPGIAAVNQNGEVEENGDEELTVVAAIEAASSNHNTGLNLMTPDAFSSPAKKEGNNSDSNSASPDLGAVLSASPSLVQVVQALNSSEPPLATSEIGEQAPASGGSSPSREVREIFSLGVPEAEAETKPDSETAVAEIWPGIPIELLKEVNVPDIEKPEKFAASDQDTEIANNIPKIDLPEPRIETTRTEENKWRVTDDGHILALTTKLDAILKMVQDQQQELRELRSEVTRLRQDTPMANRVESALARATQQQNTSMEQTLLVQLSRQQEVLHSLESTITGKLEKNLPQIVDGALDPLRHQLRLDVSHMDELMKENLTQLVNGAHIRDTLTLAAANAAKPALDSVFKEAFTNVLLPGMERACQTMFRQVQDAFSRGTREYIQNVDAVADKQRQRRNEQQSEALAATVRQELQNELTKGVRVIQEGTTRVVRDTIRENFSQHLTEISGARERLFGKLEIISRSRATTPGPSTPVGADAQARVLNLLQRGQLNAAFQQALSASDLNLVVLVCERTEPSRVFATPPAPGGARCLLQQPVLLSLIQQLSADLGHRTELKYRWLEEAVMNLNPEDPVTHGHMGTVLLTLQNQLAAFVAANPLHRSARQMKMLAMAAKALRTQSL from the exons atgtatgtatattcttgTATGTACTTGTATGACGG AAAACCATCAAACACTATTACAATGATTAAACCAAACGAGGAAAATCTCAGGCCTTTCCAATATCCGCAAACTGT agAATTCAATGGCCATGAAGACCAACACTCTGTTGAATTATTCAGCACTGATGTTACCATTGTTCCATCTCCTGGTGGACATGATCATGGAAGTTCTAAAGTCAAGCTTAAAAACATTGTCGATTTTACATGGGAACTTAGATTCTATACAGGACAATTACTCGCTGTTCATATGTCTGGAAAATATCTTGCCTATGGCATTAAAG CAGGAGGTACAGGAGGAGGTGTTGTTCGGGTTGTGTACAAAGACAGAGAACAGCGTGCATTGCTTAGGGGAATGAAAGGCGCTGTACAAGATTTGGCTTTTGCACACATTAATAGTGCCCTCTTGGCTTGCATTGATCATTCGGGAAGTTTGTTTGTGCATTCCATAGAATCTATGCCTCTGAAATTAGTATGTACTTTGATATTACAAGTCGATGCAGAGGATACATCCCCAACTAGCCATCGTGTCATATGGTGCCCCTATATCCCTGAGGATGAACCTGCCGAAGGTGATGAAGTTTCCAAACTTTTAGTCCTGACTCGTGGGTCTAAAGCAGAACTTTGGTCAGTCGCAGCTGTTGCTGCAAGACTTGGACCAGGACCCATCAAG GTCTCAGACGTTTCACAAAACGAAGAATGGGGGGGAATGATGGAGATCAATCAACACTCTGGTACGATAGTTGAGGCGACGTTCAGTCCAGATGGTACTGCTCTTGCTACGGCAAGTCTTGATGGCGAGATAAAATTCTTCCAAGTTTACATGCAAAGCAATAATACTCAACATGGCAATCAGCAACAACCGAGGTGCCTGCATCAATGGAGACCTCATGCTGGTCGTCCAATttcatctctattttttttagatgaccacaaaaattatcaacctGA TGCACAATTCTGGAGATTTGCAGTAACTGGCTGTGATAATAACTCTGAATTGAAAGTCTGGTCGTGCGAGTCTTGGACCTGCTTACAGACGATTAAATTCGCTCCTTTGAACGGGAAAACACCAGTCTTGAAAGCGGGACTTGACTTGAGCGCCGGGTATCTTCTACTTTCTGATATATACAACAAAGTTCTGTACATACTCAGTCTAGCTAAGGATAGCGCAGATGCCCTAGCTTGTGTGAATACAATATCAGAATTCTTGTTGCCTTATCCAATTCTGAGTTTTGGCATAGTAGATGCTGGACAACGAAGAGTTAGACCCACAGGAGAATCTCTCGAAGATTTATGCCCATTAGAAGATGAATCAGAAGATCAGCTGGTAGTCAGGATGTATTTAGTTCAACCAAAATCTCTGCAAGAGTGTCACATTGCATTTAGACCAGCGATGCAAGTTGACGGTCATTGTCTAATGGACACTTTAACCCATGACTCTCTAGATTACATGGAAGATTTACCAGGTATAGCTGCTGTTAACCAGAACGGTGAAGTGGAAGAGAACGGAGATGAGGAATTGACGGTCGTTGCAGCTATCGAGGCAGCATCTTCCAACCACAATACAGGTCTGAACCTAATGACACCTGATGCATTCAGCTCACCAGCtaagaaagaaggaaacaaTTCAGACTCTAATTCTGCAAGCCCTGATCTAGGAGCGGTTTTGTCAGCGAGTCCCTCACTTGTGCAGGTTGTTCAAGCGTTAAATTCATCTGAACCTCCTTTAGCAACAAGCGAAATAGGAGAGCAAGCCCCAGCCAGCGGAGGAAGCAGTCCTTCAAGAGAAGTTAGAGAGATCTTTTCTCTGGGTGTCCCAGAAGCTGAGGCGGAAACTAAGCCAGATTCAGAAACAGCTGTTGCAGAGATTTGGCCTGGTATTCCTATTGAGTTATTAAAAGAAGTTAATGTTCCGGATATAGAAAAACCTGAAAAGTTTGCTGCCAGCGACCAGGATACAGAGATTGCAAATAACATACCAAAGATTGATTTACCTGAACCTCGAATAGAAACCACCCGAACTGAAGAAAACAAATGGCGTGTTACGGATGATGGACATATTCTTGCACTCACTACAAAGCTTGATGCTATTTTGAAAATGGTTCAAGACCAGCAGCAGGAACTGAGAGAATTAAGATCTGAAGTTACTAGATTGAGGCAAGATACTCCCATGGCGAATCGGGTTGAGTCGGCATTAGCCAGGGCTACTCAACAGCAAAACACATCTATGGAACAAACATTACTGGTTCAGCTGTCTCGCCAACAGGAGGTCCTCCATTCTCTCGAAAGCACTATTAcgggaaaattagaaaaaaatttaccacaAATAGTAGATGGTGCACTTGATCCTTTGAGGCATCAGCTGCGCCTTGATGTTTCTCACATGGATGAACTCATGAAAGAAAATCTTACCCAGTTGGTGAATGGTGCTCACATACGCGATACCCTCACCCTGGCAGCTGCTAATGCTGCTAAACCAGCACTTGATAGCGTTTTTAAAGAAGCTTTCACAAACGTACTCCTACCGGGAATGGAGAGGGCATGCCAGACTATGTTTAGACAAGTTCAAGATGCCTTTTCTAGAGGAACTCGTGAAT acaTTCAAAATGTCGATGCAGTAGCAGATAAGCAAAGACAGCGAAGAAACGAACAGCAAAGCGAAGCCCTTGCAGCAACGGTTCGTCAGGAACTGCAAAACGAACTTACTAAAGGAGTCAGAGTCATACAGGAAGGAACTACTAGAGTAGTTCGCGATACAATCAGAGAAAATTTTAGCCAGCATCTTACAGAAATATCTGGTGCAAG AGAAAGACTGTTTGGAAAACTGGAAATTATCTCTAGATCACGGGCAACGACTCCTGGTCCTTCAACTCCAGTAGGGGCTGATGCTCAAGCAAGAGTTCTAAATCTCTTGCAAAGAGGTCAGCTGAACGCAGCATTCCAGCAAGCATTGAGTGCCAGTGATTTGAACCTTGTTGTTCTTGTTTGCGAACGTACAGAACCAAGCCGAGTATTTGCAACACCACCTGCTCCAGGTGGTGCACGTTGCTTACTTCAACAACCCGTTCTTCTATCATTGATACAACAACTATCTGCTGACTTGGGACATAGAACTGAATTGAAATACAG ATGGTTGGAAGAAGCTGTGATGAATTTGAATCCGGAAGACCCGGTAACTCATGGACACATGGGAACCGTCCTATTAACTTTGCAGAACCAATTGGCAGCATTTGTGGCAGCCAATCCACTTCATCGATCGGC